GCTGGCAGTGGATATTCCCTCCGGGCTGCCAGCCGAGGCAGTACCGGCGCCAGGTGTTGTGGTCAGGGCATCAGCCACTGCCAGCTTTGGCCTTGCCAAACTTGGTCTTTACGCCAACGGATGTCAGTATGCCGGCAAAGTCTATGTCGACCCAATCGGTTTACCCGCACATTTTTTGCGCGATACCGGCATTATATTAAATGACAAGGAAAATGCCCGTCGGGGCTTTCCGGAGCGGCGGATAGACAGCCATAAAGGCACATACGGCCATGCTCTGTTAGTTGCCGGCAGCCGGGGGATGAGCGGGGCGGCAATGCTTGCAGGCACAGCTGCCCTGAAGAGCGGCATCGGTTTGCTGACGGTGGCCTGTCCGCGTTCTCTTAATGAAGTTCTCGAGTCGAACTTGTGGGAGGCGCTGACGTTGCCCCTGCCGGAAACTGAGGCCGGCACATTTGCCCCTGAGGCCGCTGCCGCAATCCAGGGAGGAATGTCCCGCTATCGGGCCGCTGCAGTCGGCCCCGGTCTCGGGCAGCGACCCGAGGCAAAAGCACTGGTGACAACGCTTTTAGACTCAGGCTTGCCTTTGGTTGTGGATGCAGACGGCTTAAATCTGCTGGCTGGTGAATTGCCGGAACGCAAAGCTACATTGGTTATTTCGCCCCATCCCGGTGAGATGGCCCGTCTCTTGGGTAATACTATAGAACAGGTGCTGGCAGAACCGCTGGCCATTGCCCGGGCAGCAGCCCGGCGCTGGCGATGCGTGGTGATTCTCAAGGGCGCCACATCCTATATAGCGGAGCCGGCCGGCTCTGTGGCTGTGAATATAAGCGGTACCGACGGTCTTGCCACCGGCGGCGCTGGCGATGTGCTTACCGGTCTTATTCTCGGCCTGTTATGTCAGGGCAGCGACCCCTTCGCCGCTGCCTGTACCGCAGCCTGGCTGCTGGGTCGCAGTTCGGAATTGGCAGCGGACCAATTGGGTACCGCATCCCAATTGCCCCGGGATGTGCTGGCCCACTTGCCTCGGGCAGTCTGCCAATTGACGGGGCAGTAACAAAACATATTCAGGGAGGCGTTATTGTGAAAGTTGCTGATGTTATGACCAGGGAAGTAATCACAATCAGTCCGGAGCAAACCTTGGAGGAGGCGGCCCGGATGCTGGTGGAGACCGGTGTCAGCGGCATTCCAGTGGTGGAAGACGAAAAAGTGGTCGGTATGTTGAGCGAAAGGGACTTGCTGGAGGCCCGCAGCGAACCGCGGCCACCCCGCTACCTGGAGTTGCTGGGGGGGATAATTTACCTGGACAGCACCCGGGAGTTCAGCCGGCAGTTGGAGAAAATGACCGCCACCAGTGTCGCTCAGTTGATGAGCAGAGATGTAGTTAGTCTCTCCCCCGACAACTCCCTCGATGAGGCAGCGAAAATTATCATCGACAGAGGGATAAACCGTGTGCCGGTTGTGGACGGGGAGAAAAAATTGGTGGGGATTATAACCCGTACCGATGTACTGCGGGGCATAATGAAGGCAGACTAATGCGGTTGAAAGCGCTTTTGCTGGTGGTACTCTTGTTACTTA
The DNA window shown above is from Bacillota bacterium and carries:
- a CDS encoding NAD(P)H-hydrate dehydratase, with the translated sequence MTWLTTGKQMRQIDRRAIEELQVPGALLMEAAAVFTANVASEHCRRGGNVAVICGSGNNGGDGWGAARHLAARGYSVMVYTACDPETLEGDARLQHQLYVAYDLPWSRYRGPADLTQADLIVDALLGTGVRGAPRDDAAAIIRDINDSDVPVLAVDIPSGLPAEAVPAPGVVVRASATASFGLAKLGLYANGCQYAGKVYVDPIGLPAHFLRDTGIILNDKENARRGFPERRIDSHKGTYGHALLVAGSRGMSGAAMLAGTAALKSGIGLLTVACPRSLNEVLESNLWEALTLPLPETEAGTFAPEAAAAIQGGMSRYRAAAVGPGLGQRPEAKALVTTLLDSGLPLVVDADGLNLLAGELPERKATLVISPHPGEMARLLGNTIEQVLAEPLAIARAAARRWRCVVILKGATSYIAEPAGSVAVNISGTDGLATGGAGDVLTGLILGLLCQGSDPFAAACTAAWLLGRSSELAADQLGTASQLPRDVLAHLPRAVCQLTGQ
- a CDS encoding CBS domain-containing protein, giving the protein MKVADVMTREVITISPEQTLEEAARMLVETGVSGIPVVEDEKVVGMLSERDLLEARSEPRPPRYLELLGGIIYLDSTREFSRQLEKMTATSVAQLMSRDVVSLSPDNSLDEAAKIIIDRGINRVPVVDGEKKLVGIITRTDVLRGIMKAD